Proteins co-encoded in one Methanosarcinales archaeon Met12 genomic window:
- a CDS encoding heme exporter protein CcmB has protein sequence MRHCLNIARKDLKTEFRTKQMLNSMLLFALLAVVIFSFAFGPFPENVDQLAPGILWVAFTFAGMLGLSRSFASEKENGCLDGLKLCPVDRSDIYVGKAISNMILMLIMVMVTVPVFMVLFDYSIPNPLGLMFVIVLGTLGFVFVGTLLSALTVNVRARELLLPVILFPVILPVIISAVLATGKVLGGINDIWAEVRILSTYGAIFFIVSLLIFEYVIED, from the coding sequence ATGAGGCATTGTCTGAACATAGCCAGGAAGGACCTCAAAACCGAGTTCAGAACGAAACAGATGCTGAATTCGATGTTGCTCTTCGCATTGCTGGCGGTCGTGATATTCAGCTTTGCATTTGGCCCATTTCCCGAGAACGTCGACCAGCTGGCACCAGGCATACTATGGGTTGCGTTCACCTTCGCCGGAATGCTTGGACTATCACGGTCTTTCGCATCTGAAAAAGAGAACGGATGCCTTGATGGACTGAAGCTCTGCCCGGTGGATAGAAGCGATATCTACGTGGGGAAGGCGATATCAAATATGATACTGATGCTCATAATGGTGATGGTTACCGTGCCAGTATTCATGGTGCTCTTCGATTACAGCATTCCCAATCCATTAGGGCTGATGTTCGTCATCGTACTCGGAACATTGGGATTCGTGTTTGTGGGGACATTGCTCTCCGCGTTGACAGTAAATGTGCGAGCGAGAGAATTACTCCTTCCAGTCATACTTTTCCCGGTCATATTGCCAGTGATTATCTCTGCCGTCCTTGCCACCGGTAAGGTACTGGGCGGCATAAATGACATATGGGCGGAAGTGAGGATATTGAGTACTTATGGTGCAATATTTTTTATAGTATCGCTGCTTATATTTGAATATGTCATCGAGGACTGA
- a CDS encoding nickel-dependent hydrogenase large subunit, whose amino-acid sequence MMKEGKAIQEITIEPVTRIEGHLGVHVKVDTNTRKITDAYAYSPMFRGFEIILVGREPSEAVMITQRVCGVCPVPHALASVIAVDQVYGASPPPMGIVLRNLVHGAEQLYDAEVGVINLEGPDYSEVAIKKFNPDWWKEAQKTKASGSDVHGFGTIAEIMTALNPLAGELYLRSLLVQKAGHNMAAIFGAKHPHVQTFVPGGVAKANLSPSDIESYLTLLMRHVAFTKELVTATDDLLDFVLEQGYEDVGAREANLGSAGAYDDPEAYSAEYGEMTDWGRKRMLSPGVILDGKLVTTDLVEFNVGVREHIGSSWYSSEWKQEIETDPLGNKIALEHPWNKRTIPKPGELGKFDSAYSWCTSPRWRHWKGDGEDHNIELGPLARMWVTTKAKLVPESTGKSLKFELPAAVIPGFKYAEKMEFEWKIPEKPNTVERIRARAYYHAYSASCVLKMVMKSLELLKAGKVAVWTPYKKPREGIGFGATEAMRGACLHWCVMKKGVIHNYQFHAPTTWNASPRDPEGNPGPYEEALLQTPITEAGKPEEWKGVDVVRVIRSFDPCVGCAVAVHMGKRIVKHELLPFAVPL is encoded by the coding sequence ATGATGAAGGAAGGAAAGGCTATACAGGAAATAACAATTGAACCCGTAACGAGAATTGAGGGACATCTCGGCGTTCACGTGAAGGTGGACACTAACACAAGAAAAATTACCGATGCATATGCATACAGCCCGATGTTCAGGGGTTTTGAAATCATTCTCGTTGGAAGGGAACCATCTGAAGCAGTCATGATCACGCAGCGGGTTTGTGGTGTTTGCCCTGTTCCTCATGCTCTCGCTTCAGTCATAGCTGTTGACCAGGTATATGGGGCATCTCCACCACCCATGGGCATTGTTCTCAGAAATTTGGTCCATGGTGCAGAGCAGTTATACGATGCAGAGGTGGGCGTTATCAACCTCGAAGGGCCTGATTACAGCGAGGTTGCTATAAAGAAGTTTAACCCTGATTGGTGGAAAGAAGCGCAAAAGACAAAGGCATCGGGATCCGATGTTCATGGCTTTGGGACAATCGCCGAGATCATGACCGCACTTAATCCACTAGCGGGTGAGCTTTACCTGAGGTCTCTTCTCGTCCAAAAGGCAGGGCACAACATGGCCGCAATCTTCGGTGCAAAGCACCCGCATGTCCAAACCTTCGTTCCTGGAGGGGTTGCTAAGGCAAATCTTTCGCCATCAGACATTGAATCCTATCTCACGCTTCTCATGAGGCATGTGGCCTTCACAAAGGAACTGGTTACAGCTACTGACGATTTACTCGATTTCGTTCTCGAGCAAGGGTATGAGGACGTAGGTGCGAGAGAGGCAAACCTCGGCTCTGCAGGCGCCTATGACGATCCAGAGGCGTATTCTGCCGAGTATGGCGAGATGACTGACTGGGGTCGCAAGAGGATGTTATCCCCAGGAGTTATCCTCGACGGCAAACTCGTCACCACAGACCTTGTTGAGTTCAATGTCGGAGTGCGTGAGCATATCGGGAGTAGTTGGTATTCGAGTGAGTGGAAGCAAGAAATCGAAACCGACCCGTTAGGCAACAAAATAGCCCTTGAACACCCATGGAACAAGCGCACGATTCCAAAGCCCGGCGAATTAGGAAAATTTGATTCTGCATACTCCTGGTGCACCTCGCCGAGATGGCGGCACTGGAAGGGGGATGGCGAGGACCACAACATCGAACTTGGACCACTAGCGAGGATGTGGGTGACCACAAAGGCAAAACTCGTTCCTGAATCCACGGGCAAGAGCCTCAAGTTTGAACTACCCGCAGCCGTCATCCCAGGTTTCAAGTACGCAGAAAAGATGGAATTTGAGTGGAAGATTCCAGAGAAGCCAAACACTGTGGAGAGGATTAGAGCCAGAGCATATTATCACGCATACTCTGCGTCTTGCGTGCTGAAGATGGTAATGAAATCTTTAGAACTCCTGAAGGCTGGCAAGGTGGCGGTATGGACGCCATACAAAAAGCCCAGAGAAGGCATAGGTTTTGGTGCGACTGAAGCTATGCGTGGTGCCTGTCTGCACTGGTGCGTGATGAAGAAAGGGGTCATTCACAACTATCAATTTCACGCACCAACAACATGGAACGCATCACCCAGAGACCCTGAAGGCAATCCTGGGCCCTATGAAGAAGCCCTCCTCCAGACGCCGATCACCGAAGCTGGCAAGCCTGAAGAATGGAAAGGCGTCGATGTCGTTAGAGTTATAAGAAGCTTTGATCCGTGCGTGGGATGTGCAGTTGCTGTCCATATGGGTAAGCGAATAGTTAAACACGAGTTACTTCCGTTCGCGGTACCGCTGTAA
- the tatC gene encoding twin-arginine translocase subunit TatC has product MNKTSNARYSTPPCDKEQPLMEHIAELRYRLLVILAGVSIITAIVFPFSSLLLNMIWSHLVPPGVEMVVYGPWEIITVRITLSLVCALVFGIPLLMYELLAFANPGLFPGERRFFLIVVPFSLILFIIGGLLAYFIVLPLLFKYLILFSGDVAVAQLSIRRTFSVVTTMLVGMGLVFQTPLLITLAVKMGLVKYKTLKENRLWIYLGLLAFATFISPDPTAISQLIVASMLVVLFEVSLLIARFL; this is encoded by the coding sequence ATGAACAAGACCAGCAACGCGAGATACAGCACGCCCCCATGTGATAAAGAACAGCCGCTGATGGAACACATAGCCGAATTGCGATATAGATTGCTCGTAATCCTGGCAGGGGTGTCCATCATAACCGCAATAGTATTTCCATTTTCCTCTCTGCTGCTTAATATGATATGGAGCCACCTGGTCCCACCCGGCGTTGAGATGGTGGTCTACGGGCCATGGGAAATCATCACGGTGAGAATTACGCTCTCCCTCGTCTGCGCCCTCGTGTTTGGCATCCCGCTGCTCATGTACGAACTACTGGCATTCGCGAATCCTGGCTTGTTCCCTGGCGAGAGGCGTTTTTTCCTTATCGTCGTACCGTTTTCGCTGATTTTGTTCATAATTGGGGGGCTGCTGGCCTACTTCATAGTACTGCCGCTTTTATTTAAATACCTGATACTTTTCTCCGGCGATGTCGCAGTCGCACAACTATCGATCAGGAGAACGTTCTCGGTTGTGACGACGATGCTTGTTGGAATGGGATTGGTATTCCAGACACCTTTATTGATAACTCTCGCTGTGAAGATGGGACTGGTAAAATATAAAACGCTGAAGGAGAATCGCTTATGGATATATCTCGGGCTTTTGGCCTTTGCAACGTTCATATCACCGGATCCAACCGCCATCTCACAATTAATAGTGGCATCTATGCTGGTGGTATTATTTGAGGTCAGTTTATTAATAGCGCGATTTCTATAA
- a CDS encoding twin-arginine translocase subunit TatC — protein sequence MSFNVVLVKLRKKMVYIGATIAIGTFGIFPFMGDILHRIRTDLLPGEAELVFLHPLEVVMLQLKLSILFGMLAALPLVLYYVNKALKGRISSVSLFGMGRYSWILVATSSICLFLAGAAYAYVIMLPVLLQFLYFEAIRAGAIATYSIHEFISFAAMMVIISSLSFQMPLALSLLVRAGIVDYPTLVRHRKHAIVLIFIIAAIITPPDVITQLMIGVPMVLFYEVSLLIVRITSRKHSP from the coding sequence ATGTCCTTTAACGTAGTTCTGGTAAAATTACGGAAAAAAATGGTATACATAGGGGCCACCATAGCCATTGGTACGTTCGGAATATTCCCTTTTATGGGGGACATACTTCATCGAATCAGGACCGATCTTCTTCCAGGAGAGGCAGAACTGGTATTCCTTCACCCTCTCGAGGTGGTAATGCTCCAGTTGAAGTTATCTATTTTGTTTGGCATGCTTGCAGCGCTGCCGCTGGTCTTATACTATGTAAATAAAGCGCTAAAAGGAAGGATAAGCTCGGTGAGTTTATTCGGCATGGGGAGGTATTCCTGGATACTTGTGGCGACGTCCTCTATTTGTTTGTTTTTAGCCGGTGCAGCATATGCATATGTTATCATGTTGCCCGTGTTGTTGCAGTTTTTATATTTCGAGGCTATCAGGGCTGGTGCTATAGCAACGTATTCAATACATGAATTCATCTCCTTTGCGGCAATGATGGTCATCATATCCAGTCTGTCATTTCAAATGCCACTGGCACTATCCCTGCTGGTGCGCGCAGGCATTGTAGATTATCCGACATTGGTTCGACATCGAAAACATGCAATCGTCCTCATTTTCATCATCGCGGCTATCATAACTCCGCCAGACGTGATAACCCAACTGATGATTGGGGTCCCGATGGTGCTCTTCTATGAGGTCAGTCTATTGATAGTGAGGATTACTTCCAGAAAACACTCCCCATAG
- the moaC gene encoding cyclic pyranopterin monophosphate synthase MoaC — translation MIDIGAKDVVKRSARARGEILLKRDTVDLIQKGKIKKGNVLATAEVGGIMAVKKTSEIIPLCHPIPLTSVSFDYEIEEDRIICYCQVQADYKTGVEMEAITGVTIALLTIWDMVKYLEKDEDGQYPSTRITNIEILEKVKG, via the coding sequence ATGATTGACATAGGCGCCAAGGACGTTGTAAAAAGGAGCGCAAGAGCAAGAGGGGAAATACTGCTCAAGAGAGATACGGTCGACCTCATACAAAAGGGCAAAATCAAGAAGGGAAACGTTCTTGCGACGGCAGAAGTAGGCGGCATCATGGCCGTCAAGAAGACTTCGGAGATAATTCCACTCTGCCACCCAATTCCATTAACAAGCGTGAGTTTTGACTACGAGATTGAAGAGGACAGAATCATTTGCTACTGTCAGGTCCAGGCAGATTACAAAACAGGCGTCGAAATGGAGGCCATTACGGGCGTGACCATCGCATTGCTGACTATCTGGGACATGGTTAAATATCTGGAAAAGGATGAGGACGGACAGTACCCTTCGACCAGAATAACAAATATAGAAATCTTGGAAAAGGTGAAAGGGTAA
- the moaA gene encoding GTP 3',8-cyclase MoaA, protein MLELTYPISMQDNFGRNINSLRISVTQRCNLKCFYCHKEGQDATDGEISPPEIEKIIEISAKLGMTKLKLTGGEPLLREDVCDIIQRASNHIHDISLTTNGTLLDQYCAELKDAGLKRVNISLDTMDSQKYKMITKTDALPQAIAGIEAAVANDLTPVKLNMVVMKGINDSDIEDMIHFIADNDDIILQLIELETSDISNEIYKRYHHDFTLIEGWIRRRGLRVQERELHHRCKYFIENGGGISEVEIVRPMHNTTFCKNCTRMRVTSDGKLKPCLLRGDNLVDIIEPIRNGASDEELTEMFKKAILLREPFWA, encoded by the coding sequence ATGCTTGAACTAACATATCCTATAAGTATGCAGGATAACTTTGGCAGGAATATCAACAGTCTGCGCATATCAGTCACACAGCGATGCAACCTGAAGTGCTTTTACTGCCACAAAGAGGGGCAAGATGCCACAGACGGAGAGATTTCCCCTCCCGAAATCGAGAAAATCATAGAAATCAGCGCAAAGCTCGGAATGACAAAGCTAAAGCTGACCGGCGGGGAACCGCTTCTCAGGGAGGATGTCTGTGACATCATTCAGCGTGCGTCGAATCACATACACGACATATCGTTGACCACCAATGGCACGTTGCTGGACCAATATTGTGCAGAGCTCAAAGATGCAGGGCTAAAAAGGGTCAACATTAGCCTTGATACGATGGACTCCCAGAAGTACAAAATGATCACCAAGACGGATGCTCTGCCGCAGGCAATTGCTGGGATTGAAGCAGCGGTAGCTAACGATTTGACGCCCGTTAAGCTGAACATGGTCGTCATGAAGGGCATCAACGATTCAGACATCGAAGATATGATTCACTTTATTGCCGATAACGATGATATAATTTTACAGTTGATAGAGCTTGAGACAAGCGACATAAGTAATGAAATATATAAGAGATATCACCATGATTTCACGCTCATTGAGGGCTGGATTCGGAGGAGAGGATTACGAGTTCAAGAGCGCGAGCTGCACCACCGATGCAAATATTTCATCGAGAATGGCGGCGGCATCAGCGAAGTGGAAATCGTAAGGCCGATGCACAACACCACGTTCTGTAAAAATTGCACACGGATGCGGGTAACTTCTGATGGAAAACTGAAGCCGTGCCTGTTGAGGGGCGATAATTTGGTTGATATAATTGAGCCGATTAGAAATGGCGCATCGGATGAGGAGTTGACCGAGATGTTTAAAAAAGCTATCTTGCTGCGAGAACCATTCTGGGCGTGA
- a CDS encoding molybdenum cofactor biosynthesis protein MoaE: MIDIIEGDFKIEDIILKMKNKDAGALVLFLGTVRVRSKGKTVEKLYFEAYRDVALERMNELKNTAMQRFDIKDVTMVHRIGTLDILDNIVLITVSAEHRKDAFAACEFLIDELKKVVPIWKKEFTTDGEYWVEGGVLANEND, from the coding sequence ATGATCGACATTATAGAGGGCGATTTCAAAATTGAGGACATCATATTGAAGATGAAAAATAAGGACGCAGGTGCGCTTGTTCTTTTTCTTGGCACAGTAAGGGTGCGCTCAAAAGGGAAAACCGTTGAGAAACTCTACTTTGAGGCATATAGGGACGTAGCACTGGAGAGGATGAATGAACTAAAAAACACTGCAATGCAGCGCTTCGATATCAAGGATGTGACGATGGTACACCGAATTGGCACTCTTGACATTTTGGATAATATCGTGCTCATTACGGTCAGCGCAGAGCATCGCAAGGACGCGTTTGCGGCGTGTGAGTTCCTCATAGACGAGTTGAAAAAGGTCGTGCCAATCTGGAAGAAGGAGTTCACGACCGATGGTGAATACTGGGTGGAAGGTGGTGTTCTTGCAAACGAGAATGATTGA
- the ccsA gene encoding cytochrome c biogenesis protein CcsA, with protein MSSRTDETVKKALPWVTLVIMVIAIYLVFSPASAIYGPGGVPLGDSFRIFYFHVPLAWIAYLAFFVTAASSFMYLRTRALKWDAFASSSAEIGVIFCGLVLITGPIWAKDAWGVWWAWDPQLTTALILWLSYAAYLMVRSAVPEQERRARLAAVFGIVAFIGVPLSHLSVRIWATLHPAVVRGGQIEGYPVYVLLFNILAFTLLYAYLFSTKVDIERMSEEVRQGLS; from the coding sequence ATGTCATCGAGGACTGATGAAACGGTCAAAAAGGCTCTCCCCTGGGTAACCCTTGTGATAATGGTCATTGCAATATATTTGGTATTCTCTCCTGCTTCTGCGATATACGGTCCTGGTGGTGTGCCCCTCGGTGATAGTTTCAGGATATTTTATTTCCATGTGCCATTGGCATGGATTGCATACCTGGCCTTCTTCGTCACGGCGGCTTCAAGTTTCATGTATCTGCGGACCAGAGCGCTAAAATGGGACGCCTTTGCATCGTCATCAGCAGAGATTGGAGTCATATTTTGCGGCCTGGTCCTGATAACGGGCCCAATCTGGGCGAAAGACGCATGGGGCGTCTGGTGGGCATGGGACCCACAACTGACGACCGCTCTAATCCTGTGGCTATCATATGCCGCATATTTGATGGTGCGGTCTGCCGTCCCCGAGCAGGAGAGAAGGGCACGACTTGCAGCGGTATTTGGGATCGTCGCCTTCATAGGAGTGCCACTCAGCCATCTATCGGTGAGAATCTGGGCAACTCTCCACCCAGCCGTGGTTAGGGGTGGTCAGATCGAGGGATATCCTGTGTACGTGTTGTTGTTCAACATACTGGCGTTCACGCTGCTCTATGCATACCTGTTTTCAACTAAAGTGGACATCGAGAGGATGAGTGAAGAAGTTCGGCAGGGCTTATCCTGA
- a CDS encoding ABC transporter ATP-binding protein, whose product MISINGLSKVFGGNVALREINLELKRGEFIALFGPNGAGKTTLIKIMSTLISPTSGTITIDGYDIKEAPIEVRKRIGVISHETYLYDDLTARENLQFYGKMYQVDDLDGRISKVTSDVGLSRRLDDMVRTFSRGMKQRLSITRAILHDPPILLLDEPYTGLDPHAAMTFDGILKRLNLLDKTVMMTTHMINQGLEMGDRVAILNMGELTCDMQKNQIRDEAHFKSIYEQCVGVEL is encoded by the coding sequence ATGATTTCGATTAACGGATTATCAAAGGTCTTCGGCGGCAACGTTGCCTTAAGGGAGATAAATCTCGAATTAAAAAGAGGTGAGTTTATAGCGCTCTTCGGTCCCAACGGCGCTGGCAAGACGACGCTCATCAAAATCATGTCGACGTTAATCAGCCCAACGTCAGGCACCATCACGATAGATGGCTATGATATAAAAGAGGCGCCCATTGAAGTGCGCAAAAGGATTGGCGTCATTTCGCACGAGACATATCTATATGATGATTTGACAGCACGCGAAAATCTACAGTTTTACGGCAAGATGTACCAGGTAGATGACTTGGATGGGCGCATATCCAAAGTGACATCAGATGTCGGCCTGTCAAGAAGATTGGATGATATGGTCAGAACATTTTCCAGGGGCATGAAACAACGCCTTTCTATCACAAGGGCAATTCTGCATGACCCCCCTATATTACTCCTCGACGAGCCTTATACTGGATTGGACCCGCACGCCGCCATGACCTTTGACGGAATCTTAAAACGGTTGAACCTTTTGGACAAGACAGTGATGATGACTACGCATATGATAAACCAGGGGCTGGAGATGGGCGATAGGGTGGCGATATTGAACATGGGAGAGCTAACCTGTGATATGCAAAAGAACCAAATTCGTGATGAAGCGCACTTCAAATCCATTTACGAGCAGTGTGTAGGGGTGGAATTATGA
- a CDS encoding hydrogenase maturation protease encodes MQKILVAGIGNKYMGDDGFGPRVVEALTTRDLPEDVEVRDVGLCGVTLAPDLDDYKFVIFVDAVKKGGKPGTIYRIEIGAGQIEKLKPEDARSSLPLSIHEAKLEELLLFAKAIGTLPSTIVVIGCEVVEVTLGEVLSQEVETAVHRAVELILKELQRYRERK; translated from the coding sequence ATGCAGAAAATCCTCGTGGCAGGCATTGGGAACAAGTATATGGGAGACGATGGTTTCGGTCCAAGGGTCGTCGAGGCGCTAACGACGAGGGACCTGCCCGAGGACGTCGAGGTTAGAGATGTTGGACTCTGTGGCGTGACACTTGCACCAGACCTTGATGACTATAAGTTTGTCATCTTTGTTGATGCTGTCAAGAAAGGAGGAAAACCAGGGACGATTTATCGAATAGAAATTGGGGCCGGACAGATAGAAAAACTAAAGCCTGAAGATGCGAGGAGTTCACTTCCCCTCAGTATTCATGAAGCCAAGTTAGAAGAGCTCCTCCTCTTCGCTAAGGCAATTGGCACTCTACCTTCTACGATTGTCGTTATTGGCTGCGAAGTTGTGGAAGTTACACTGGGTGAAGTATTAAGCCAGGAGGTTGAGACCGCTGTCCATAGGGCGGTTGAACTCATTTTGAAGGAGTTACAGCGGTACCGCGAACGGAAGTAA